A window of Toxotes jaculatrix isolate fToxJac2 chromosome 11, fToxJac2.pri, whole genome shotgun sequence genomic DNA:
AGTCCTTTAAATCACATTgcatttgtgactttttctgaaatgttttgtttttgtgctttgtggcttagtttctctgttttgaatgaaaaatCTTAAGTGTCAAACGAAGAGGAGAATTAAGTGCAGTACTTCcgtttatttgcatgttttttacATGTTACTACCACCTCCGCTGgtagtaaaatgtgttttctaaaatgttgtgtttttcacctCGGGGCCACTGCAGTTAACACATGCTTATGAAAAAACCCTAAGAGGaactacagctgtcaaataaatgtacagaaaatgtttttaaaaattccCTTTGAAACATAGAGACGTATGAGTTTATGGTAGTGGTGTAACTTTATGAAACGGTTTTCTTCTCCTTGTGAAATGGCCTCTGCAGTCTTCCGTACAAAAGCTGCcgttttgttgacatttttttcgtCCGTCAGCTGACTGTCTAAGTTAGCGGAACAGCTCAGTACAAACAAACCCTCAGCATGACATTAAGCTTCCGACACATACCACAAACCATTCACACGTCTTTAGGAGGGACTTGCTGATTCTttagaaaagcagcagctcGGAATGAAGGTTGTTTTCTAACCCGATACAGCGAACGCTAGCTGGCTAACTGCTGCAGTTAGCCTGCCGAGCTACAGCGAAAAGCTAGTTAGCTAACAGGCTAAATTAGCTGATGTGAAACAATGGAGGGGATTCTTTACAAATGGACGAATTATATGACGGGTGAGTCGTCTGTCTGTTTAACACCTGTTTAAGCTTACTGTCTTTCAGTGCAGCCATAGATAGACACTGCCAGCTGTTTGTGTCAGTTAGCTGACAGATAGCATGTGAAACAGTTACCACAGCTAGCAAGCTAGTGTTAATATTTATAGGATGCAACATGACATGTAGCTGTTCCACCAATGCGATATATTAGTAATTTAATTTATAAGTTACTTGTATGATGTTTATTTAGTCAGAAATAATACTGATAAGGCTTAGCAGGCAGCACCTATATGAAATCAGcatttcttattattttaaaataagttATTTAATCTGCAGCCAGTGCTGCTATGTTATTGAACAGTGGTAGAAGTTCTCAAACCTTTCATCTAAATGCAAGTACCATTGAAACAtccaaaaaatatttcattacaagtaaaagtacttaaCTCTGTTGACAAAAGTACTAATATTTTAAAGACAGTTCTGGTTATAACTGGGTCCTAACAACTTTCTTTTCTTACAAGTGAACAAATTTCAGcatgtttattttaatgcaaatgAGCTTAAAGCTAATCTTGTCCTGAAAGAAGAAGTGTGAGGCATGTGGCTGCACAAGAATTAAGAGAATTGAAACCAGATTTCAGGAAATACTGAAGGCTGGCACATACCTTAAAATAGGCTGGAGTATTTTCACTGCTTGTAGAGAGAAAATGAACTAAAATTACATGATAAACTGCCATATTTACGTTTTGAATGTAGTGGCATTTTACCTTAATGATGGCAGTGTGGCATGTCAATAAATAATTATGgaagagaacaaaatacagtTTGTTCTGCTAATGACTATAATAACTCCCTCTATAGTTTGCCCTCTGTCAGCTGTGAATGAGGTGAGTGTCATGTGAACCGTCTGCTTTATGTCAAGTGAAGTCATGTCACCTTTTACTGCCCATAGGCAAGAAACTTTGTCTCAGTTGTGTTCCTTCTCTAAAGTTGAGTCAACACCGTCctaaaacagtttcagcacaaGCTGAACGTTATGATCAGGGGTGGCTAATCGGTCCAATTTCCTCGAGTCGATTACCAGACGattattgagtttccatttCACAACAGTAAACCTaaatacaccataaacgtaTTGTACCATTAAAAAAGTCAACGTCCTGTCGCCTGTTAGACAGCATTAGTTTTAGTTAGTGTTTGATACTTTAATCACTCTCTTGATGAAAACCTTTCACCAGTGCCACAGTGTGATCAATATTTGGAGTTTGTTTCCTGTCCGCAGGCTGGCAGCCCCGCTGGTTCGTCTTAGAAAATGGAGTCATCTCTTATTATGACAGCGAGGACGACGTCAGTAAAGGAAGCAAAGGATCCATcaagatgtctgtgtgtgacattaAAGGTTAGACTGATGATATCCTGCACATGCTGTACCTCGCCTTCAGTCGCCTTGGGCACACAAGGGCAAACACATCCATCTAACTAACCCTGTTAATATTTTTGTTACCTTTCAGTTCATCCGACTGATCCGACACGTCTGGAATTGATCATCCCCGGTGAGCAGCATTTCTACGTCCGAGCTGTGAacgctgcagagagacagaggtggctGGTGGCTTTAGGCTCATCCAAAGCTGGGACACAGGacagtcacaaacacagaggtacACACAGCTTGTATGTAAATCTGTCCACCTgccatgtctgtttgtttgcagacaTGTAGCTGCAAACATGTAAAGAACCTTGTTGGTCTTATTGTCCCTCCTGGTTCGCCATCATTCTTTGTCCCACTAGACCTTGAAAAAAGTACTAAATTACATTCTATATGGTGTTAAAATGGCtgtaaaaagtcttaaatttgTTAAATTTATGAACAGTTAGCTGGTGCTGCACTTCCATTATTTTATCAGGGGAGAAGCTATCGTTTAATAATTTGACCCACACTGTGAAGTCTAATAAAAGTGTTATTCGATTTCGTGTCCCTACATTAATATTTCTCCTCGTGTGTCCATCACCAGGTCCAGACTGTTTGAAGACGAAGATGTCTGAACTTCGTCTGTACTGCGACCTCCTCGTCCAGCAGGTCCAAACGATCCAGTCACAGCACTCCGCCGACTCAGAGACCGCGCCCACGTCAGAGGTGACCAACTTCTGTTTCACCAAAATAATCCTGTttcttttgtcatatttttctgGATTTCCACAAAGTTAGACACATCGTTTTTAATCACAGTTAACATTCACAAAGTTTTATATCATGtactatttttatatttttgaggTTCACTAACATTTCACTGACCAAACAACTAATCGGTTAATCTGTTGTTTCTTAGAGAGGGTGTTTTGTAGCACTTGTATTTAGGTGCAACAGATGAtaatcatctctctctctctttctccaggcCTCTCTGCTCAGTGCGACCTGTGCAACTTTCATCAGGACTTTGGATGAGTGTATGACGCTGGCTAACCAGAGTTTGACCCCTGACCTCCGACCTCCTGAAAGGGTAGGGTTTCTCCAGCTAAATCAAGAGCATTACATTTACAAGGAAAAGTGTCTTGTTGACAGTGTAGTAAACTTAGCCAGAAATGAGCCAGAGATTCTTTTACTGCACAGCTTTAAGGACAGTTGCAGTCCAGTTGTCGCTCGGCTTCCTTCACACACTCATAGTTCAGTACTAAGAACCTTTCCAGATACCACCCTCtactgccttgttttttttttttgttgaatgtttttatgttagTTTGCACATTATGTTGCACTCTGCTTGTTCTCCATCAGTTGCCTGAAGCCTGCAGGCTGAAATGGAGGCCTCTGCCAGAAAAACAACCCCAATAATGCcaaaaggaaatctaattaaatAGATGTGCATTGCAAAATGATTAGAGGAaataaattagattttattAAATTGGCTGGAAATGTAAATGACACATTTCCCCTTTACGAGCATCGCTCAGTGGCATTTTCAGAAACCCAGTTATTCAAAAGAAACAGGGGCTCACATCAtcgcttttttttccttttttaaacatctttgttatttttattgaacCTACTGAACGTTCAGGAATCTGCAGGGCTGTAGGAGTCTGTAGGAGTACAACACTGTTGCACTAACatgtctcttcttctgtctttctgtctgctcaGATGAAGAGGTCGATCAGTCACCCTGGAACATATAGCTTCGACAGGTGagttgaaacacacacatacatacttaGTCTCCTGCCACCACCCATTACAATTAGTGTGTTAGTGTTCATGGAACGGTGTGGCCCAAAGTGCTTTaataaaaaggattaaaaaaaatagatctGACAAAGCAGAATTACCccaaattaaaaacaagattaaaaagtTCTTCTTGTTAAATCTGGTTTATTTAAACGTTGAATCAGCTTCTAAACTGACCTGCTGTTGAAataaggaaacagaaaaagcttCAAGATTTTCTGCACTGTGTGCACTACTGCTAGGATGCCAGGTTTAATGAGTCCCAGTGGCCTCCAGGGGGCAGCACTGCAACAGCTTGAATAACAAGACTACCACAGGACTAAAGCACAGGATTTGTTGTGAGTTTTAATATCACAGGGACCAGATGTGTTTTTCATCACAATAGTTTGAGTATCAGTAAAAATCTTTAGTGTCTCATAACATTCTgtagaagattaaaaaaaaaatagatttaaaatacagtttctATGTCGCAGGATCTAACAGCCTCTGCAGAGGATTTCATATCTAATGTCACATGGTCTGAATCCCCTATAGACAAATGACCTTTCCACCGTGACAGCAGACATTTAACACTGATTAATTATACTCACTGTTTCTTGTCCTTGTGTGGTTACATGGTTTTCTGGTTAACTGTGGTAACATCCACACAGTCTGGACACTAACATTTTGATTAGCATTTTCATTGACCTTTACAACACTAATAACTGCTCTGCACTTGTTCAGGCTGatttttcatcagctgcagatgaaagaGAGCAAGACAAGGTCACGTGAATGAGAAAAAGCCAGGTCACTTTAACTCCTCTACCTCCACGTgtctcaaaatgtgctgaataaAGGACGAGGAggatctgaaaataaaatatttatgcaAAAATTGGAACGGGGAGATGTGCTGAAGCCATAGATGGATTACGAGACATCGGGCCACTGGGCACAGAACAAACTAatctttttatatttacatggaTGTTAATGTACAGTATTACTAATTGATAATCAACAATGAACCCAGTGCagaatgtttgttttatcaaaaaaaaaaaagttttctattTGATCTTTGATCacgtttgtcttttcttttctcagatcAGGTGTGCTGAAGGAATATGTGagtggaggtcaaaggtcaacccAGCGTAGGAACCGGACATGCTCCGACAGCTCTGTTTATGATACTGAACGTAAGACACtctgacactgtgacagtgtacatactgtacatacagtaagtAAAGCTTTATTTTATGGGTCGTGTAAATTCCTAATAATTTCTGCACAAGTTTCCAGGAAAGGAAAATTCATTTTGGTACTTAATGAAGAGAAACTGACCTCGTTCTGAAGGAGCACAGATAGTAATGAGCCACATGTATATGAGCCTTTCAGGAAGAATCACAAACTTTCATTTAAACAGTTGAGTGGTTAATAAACAGGGAATATCCTTGAAAGAAATGCTAAATCTTCCTTTATCTTAATCTCCATGTACAAAGTGAACACTGTCTCCTTGTACCTGTAATTAGTACTAATACTTTCCTGAGTAATTACTTCCACATATCAGTTCCTTTCTTGGAAACTGTGGGACCCgtaaaataaagcattaccCGTACATACactcagtttattaggaacactgAGCTAAAACCAATACAGTCTAATATAACAGACCTGTAATAAATCTTCCATTTATGAAGGTTTtacagaggtgttgattcagccTAATGCTATCTGTCATTTGTCAGTATAGTGCAGTACAGCTCAGTAGCACCACACATTACGTCTTCAAGAATGAAAAATCATAAAGCTGAATCAACATCtctgaaaacattaaaaccttCACAAAGGAGGATGTATTGCAGGACTCTTTCATTGGACTATATTCGTTTTAgccaggtgttcctaataaactgccagcaGAGTGTATACACCCAGCTCAAAGTTCTTTTTGCATCATTTTAGTAACATGATAATCAGTTTATCATTATATTTATCTGACTTTCTTTGACAATCCTGAAGATTTTTACAAAATCAGATGATctgcatttttatgtatttatcttTATCAAATTTTTATCTAACTCACTGATATCAGCCTCAATATTTGTTGTCTTTACACTGTGTCAACAGTGGTGTTATGTTAACACTAATTCAAACAGATTGTCCCA
This region includes:
- the plekha3 gene encoding pleckstrin homology domain-containing family A member 3, which translates into the protein MEGILYKWTNYMTGWQPRWFVLENGVISYYDSEDDVSKGSKGSIKMSVCDIKVHPTDPTRLELIIPGEQHFYVRAVNAAERQRWLVALGSSKAGTQDSHKHRGPDCLKTKMSELRLYCDLLVQQVQTIQSQHSADSETAPTSEASLLSATCATFIRTLDECMTLANQSLTPDLRPPERMKRSISHPGTYSFDRSGVLKEYVSGGQRSTQRRNRTCSDSSVYDTERVLLSLNGDPSSIPEERGGSASPKNTPTDTDTDLSI